The following coding sequences are from one Streptomyces sp. NBC_01294 window:
- the prfA gene encoding peptide chain release factor 1 has translation MFEAVEELIGEHADLEKRLADPSVHSDQANARKLNKRYAELTPIVATFRAWKQSAEDIETAKEFAAVDPDFAAEAKELTQQREELTEKLRLLLVPRDPSDDKDVLLEVKAGAGGDESALFAGDLLRMYLRYAERVGWKTEIIDATESELGGYKDVQVSVRTKGGNGATEPGQGVWARLKYEGGVHRVQRVPATESQGRIHTSAAGVLVTPEAEEVEVEINMNDLRIDVYRSSGPGGQSVNTTDSAVRITHLPTGVVASCQNEKSQLQNKEQAMRILRSRLLAAAQEAAEQEASDVRRSQVRSVDRSEKIRTYNYPENRISDHRTGFKAYNLDQVLDGDLDPVIQACVDTDSAAKLAAAH, from the coding sequence ATGTTCGAGGCGGTCGAGGAACTGATCGGCGAGCACGCCGATCTCGAGAAGAGGCTCGCCGACCCTTCGGTCCACTCGGATCAGGCCAACGCGCGCAAGCTGAACAAGCGCTACGCGGAGCTGACCCCGATCGTGGCGACCTTCCGTGCCTGGAAGCAGTCGGCCGAGGACATCGAGACGGCCAAGGAGTTCGCGGCCGTCGACCCGGACTTCGCAGCCGAGGCCAAGGAGCTGACCCAGCAGCGCGAGGAGCTCACCGAGAAGCTCCGCCTGCTGCTGGTCCCGCGCGACCCCAGCGACGACAAGGACGTGCTCCTCGAGGTCAAGGCGGGCGCGGGCGGCGACGAGTCGGCGCTGTTCGCCGGCGACCTGCTGCGCATGTACCTGCGCTACGCCGAGCGCGTGGGCTGGAAGACCGAGATCATCGACGCCACCGAGTCCGAGCTCGGCGGCTACAAGGACGTCCAGGTCTCCGTGCGCACCAAGGGCGGCAACGGCGCCACCGAGCCCGGCCAGGGCGTGTGGGCCCGCCTGAAGTACGAGGGCGGCGTGCACCGCGTCCAGCGGGTTCCGGCCACCGAGTCCCAGGGCCGCATCCACACCTCCGCCGCCGGCGTGCTCGTCACCCCGGAGGCCGAGGAGGTCGAGGTCGAGATCAACATGAACGACCTCCGCATCGACGTGTACCGCTCGTCCGGCCCCGGCGGCCAGTCCGTCAACACCACCGACTCGGCCGTGCGCATCACGCACCTGCCGACCGGTGTGGTCGCCTCCTGCCAGAACGAGAAGAGCCAGCTCCAGAACAAGGAGCAGGCCATGCGCATCCTGCGTTCGAGGCTGCTGGCCGCGGCCCAGGAGGCCGCCGAGCAGGAAGCCTCCGACGTGCGCCGCAGCCAGGTGCGCTCCGTGGACCGCTCCGAGAAGATCCGGACGTACAACTACCCGGAAAACCGGATCTCGGACCACCGGACCGGCTTCAAGGCGTACAACTTGGACCAAGTGCTCGACGGTGACCTCGACCCGGTCATCCAGGCCTGCGTGGACACGGACTCCGCGGCCAAGCTCGCGGCCGCGCACTGA
- a CDS encoding LCP family protein: protein MTEDSRGSGPRVAGRRRRKSAKRRRAVVIAAWSAAGVVLLGGAGLGYFYVKFNGNLKTVDIDQALGTDRPQNVDNGSMDILVLGSDSRGGANGEYGRDDGGSARSDTAMIVHLYDGHEKASVVSIPRDTMTARPECPTGKGKTDPGGTRKQFNEAYTIGGAACAVKTVEKMSGIRMDHYIEVDFTGFKKIIDTLGGVHVTTTKPIKDAYSHLDLPAGPNQLNGEQALGLVRTRHGVGDGGDLGRIQLQQAFIKALIKQVKGVGLFDNPKKLLDLADAGTKALTTDKALGDVKSLAGFAQGLQGIDAQDMQMITLPVTTDAVDPDRVTPLKKGSQLVWDALLADQPIPAEATEHSTGDKSTAGGVVQ, encoded by the coding sequence ATGACCGAGGACAGCAGGGGCAGCGGCCCGCGTGTCGCGGGCCGGCGCCGACGCAAATCGGCGAAGCGGCGCAGGGCCGTCGTCATCGCCGCCTGGAGCGCTGCCGGAGTGGTCCTGCTGGGGGGCGCGGGCCTCGGCTACTTCTACGTCAAGTTCAACGGCAACCTGAAGACCGTCGACATCGACCAGGCCCTCGGCACCGACCGCCCGCAGAACGTCGACAACGGCTCGATGGACATCCTCGTCCTCGGCTCCGACTCCCGCGGCGGCGCCAACGGCGAGTACGGCCGGGACGACGGCGGCTCCGCCCGCTCCGACACCGCGATGATCGTCCACCTGTACGACGGCCACGAGAAGGCCAGTGTGGTGTCGATACCGCGCGACACCATGACGGCCCGTCCCGAGTGCCCCACCGGCAAGGGGAAGACGGACCCCGGTGGCACCCGCAAGCAGTTCAACGAGGCCTACACGATCGGCGGGGCCGCTTGCGCGGTCAAGACCGTCGAGAAGATGTCGGGGATCCGCATGGACCACTACATCGAGGTCGACTTCACCGGCTTCAAGAAGATCATCGACACCCTCGGCGGGGTCCACGTGACCACCACCAAGCCGATCAAGGACGCGTACAGCCATCTGGACCTCCCGGCCGGTCCCAACCAGCTGAACGGTGAGCAGGCCCTCGGCCTCGTCCGTACCCGCCACGGCGTCGGGGACGGCGGCGACCTCGGCCGAATACAGCTGCAGCAGGCCTTCATCAAGGCCTTGATCAAGCAGGTCAAGGGCGTCGGCCTGTTCGACAACCCCAAGAAGCTGCTCGACCTCGCGGACGCCGGCACCAAGGCGCTCACCACCGACAAGGCGCTCGGTGACGTGAAGTCCCTCGCGGGCTTCGCCCAGGGCCTCCAGGGCATCGACGCCCAGGACATGCAGATGATCACCCTGCCGGTGACGACCGACGCCGTCGACCCGGACCGCGTCACCCCGCTCAAGAAGGGGTCGCAGCTGGTCTGGGACGCCCTGCTGGCGGACCAGCCGATACCCGCCGAGGCCACCGAGCACTCGACCGGAGACAAGAGCACGGCCGGCGGGGTCGTCCAGTAG
- the rpmE gene encoding 50S ribosomal protein L31: protein MKRDVHPEYVETQVSCTCGASFTTRSTLTEGSIRAEVCSECHPFYTGKQKILDTGGRVARFEARFGKGAAKK, encoded by the coding sequence TTGAAGCGCGATGTTCACCCCGAGTACGTCGAGACCCAGGTCAGCTGCACCTGTGGCGCGTCGTTCACCACCCGTAGCACCCTGACCGAGGGCTCCATCCGAGCCGAGGTCTGCTCCGAGTGCCACCCGTTCTACACGGGCAAGCAGAAGATCCTCGACACCGGTGGCCGCGTGGCCCGCTTCGAGGCGCGCTTCGGCAAGGGTGCGGCCAAGAAGTAG
- the rho gene encoding transcription termination factor Rho: MSDTTDLMGAADTSVDTSAPAAGAAPKRRRTGTGLDGMVLAELQQVASGLGIRGTARMRKSQLIEVIKEAQAGSSAPKAAASAAADTAEAKPKRRATSKARTGEAAAEAPAEKPAAQAQIEIPGQPASDDAPVGERRRRRATAPSGSPETSAPVAVQVEQKTETVPAATAPSEAKAEAATAVSAGQAQGQDGEGRGRRDRRDRGDRGDRAERGDRQRDRRDRGAKADDQGQGGQGQGGQAPGQGAQGGQGGGRQDRADRQQQGGRGQGQGQGQGQGQGQQGRQDRQDTGPQDDFDGEDGRRGRRGRYRDRRGRRGRDEFAPAEPQVADDDVLIPVAGILDILDNYAFIRTSGYLPGPNDVYVSLAQVRKAGLRKGDHTTGAVRQPKDGERREKFNALVRLDSVNGMAPESGRGRPEFQKLTPLYPQDRLRLETDPGVLTTRIIDLVSPIGKGQRGLIVAPPKTGKTMIMQAIANAITVNNPECHLMVVLVDERPEEVTDMQRSVKGEVISSTFDRPAEDHTTVAELAIERAKRLVELGHDVVVLLDSITRLGRAYNLSAPASGRILSGGVDSTALYPPKRFFGAARNIEDGGSLTILATALVDTGSRMDEVIFEEFKGTGNMELKLDRKLADKRIFPAVDVDPSGTRKEEILLNAEELAIVWKLRRVLHALDSQQAIELLLDKMKQTKSNAEFLMQIAKTTPSGKNDD, encoded by the coding sequence GTGAGCGACACCACCGATCTGATGGGCGCTGCCGACACCTCTGTCGACACCAGTGCCCCCGCCGCGGGCGCCGCCCCCAAGCGTCGACGCACCGGCACCGGCCTTGACGGCATGGTCCTGGCCGAGCTGCAGCAGGTCGCGTCGGGCCTCGGGATCAGGGGCACTGCGCGCATGCGCAAGAGCCAGCTGATCGAGGTCATCAAGGAGGCGCAGGCGGGCAGCAGCGCCCCCAAGGCCGCGGCCTCCGCCGCCGCTGACACCGCCGAGGCCAAGCCGAAGCGCCGTGCCACCAGCAAGGCCCGCACGGGTGAGGCCGCCGCAGAGGCGCCCGCCGAGAAGCCTGCCGCGCAGGCGCAGATCGAGATCCCGGGCCAGCCGGCCAGCGACGACGCCCCGGTCGGCGAGCGCCGCCGCCGTCGGGCCACGGCCCCCTCCGGCAGCCCGGAGACCTCGGCCCCCGTCGCCGTGCAGGTCGAGCAGAAGACCGAGACCGTACCCGCCGCCACCGCGCCCTCCGAGGCCAAGGCCGAAGCCGCCACCGCGGTCTCCGCCGGCCAGGCGCAGGGCCAGGACGGCGAGGGCCGCGGCCGTCGCGATCGCCGCGACCGCGGTGACCGCGGTGACCGCGCCGAGCGCGGCGACCGACAGCGCGACCGCCGCGACCGCGGCGCCAAGGCCGACGACCAGGGCCAGGGCGGCCAGGGCCAGGGTGGCCAGGCTCCCGGCCAGGGTGCGCAGGGTGGCCAGGGCGGCGGCCGTCAGGACCGCGCCGACCGCCAGCAGCAGGGCGGTCGCGGCCAGGGCCAGGGCCAGGGCCAGGGCCAGGGCCAGGGTCAGCAGGGCCGTCAGGACCGCCAGGACACCGGTCCCCAGGACGACTTCGACGGTGAGGACGGCCGCCGTGGCCGCCGTGGCCGCTACCGCGACCGCCGTGGCCGTCGTGGCCGCGACGAGTTCGCGCCGGCCGAGCCGCAGGTCGCCGACGACGACGTCCTGATCCCCGTCGCGGGCATCCTCGACATCCTCGACAACTACGCGTTCATCCGGACCTCGGGCTACCTGCCCGGCCCCAACGACGTGTACGTCTCCCTCGCCCAGGTCCGCAAGGCCGGGCTGCGCAAGGGCGACCACACCACCGGTGCCGTGCGCCAGCCCAAGGACGGCGAGCGCCGCGAGAAGTTCAACGCCCTTGTGCGTCTGGACTCGGTGAACGGCATGGCGCCCGAATCGGGCCGCGGCCGACCGGAGTTCCAGAAGCTGACCCCGCTCTACCCGCAGGACCGGCTCCGCCTGGAGACCGACCCGGGCGTGCTGACGACCCGCATCATCGACCTCGTGTCGCCGATCGGCAAGGGCCAGCGAGGCCTGATCGTGGCCCCGCCGAAGACCGGCAAGACCATGATCATGCAGGCGATCGCCAACGCGATCACCGTCAACAACCCCGAGTGCCACCTGATGGTCGTCCTGGTCGACGAGCGTCCGGAAGAGGTCACCGACATGCAGCGGTCGGTCAAGGGCGAGGTCATCTCCTCGACCTTCGACCGCCCGGCCGAGGACCACACCACCGTCGCCGAGCTGGCCATCGAGCGCGCCAAGCGTCTCGTCGAGCTGGGTCACGACGTGGTCGTCCTGCTGGACTCCATCACCCGTCTGGGCCGCGCGTACAACCTCTCGGCCCCCGCCTCCGGCCGCATCCTGTCCGGTGGTGTCGACTCGACCGCGCTGTACCCGCCGAAGCGCTTCTTCGGTGCCGCGCGCAACATCGAGGACGGCGGCTCGCTGACCATCCTGGCCACCGCGCTGGTCGACACCGGCTCGCGCATGGACGAGGTGATCTTCGAGGAGTTCAAGGGCACCGGCAACATGGAGCTCAAGCTCGACCGGAAGCTCGCCGACAAGCGCATCTTCCCGGCCGTCGACGTCGACCCGTCGGGCACCCGCAAGGAGGAGATCCTCCTCAACGCGGAGGAGCTCGCCATCGTCTGGAAGCTGCGCCGGGTGCTGCACGCGCTCGACTCGCAGCAGGCGATCGAGCTGCTGCTCGACAAGATGAAGCAGACGAAGTCGAACGCCGAGTTCCTGATGCAGATCGCGAAGACGACCCCGTCGGGCAAGAACGACGACTGA
- a CDS encoding L-threonylcarbamoyladenylate synthase yields the protein MARRYDCNDATDRKTGLREAASAVRRGELVVLPTDTLYGIGADAFSPEAVHDLLAAKGRGRGMPTPVLIGSPNTLHGLVTDFSEQAWELVDAFWPGALTLVAKHQPSLAWDLGDTQGTVAVRMPLHPVAIELLTEVGPMAVSSANLSGHPAPEDCDAAREMLGDSVSVYLDGGPTPGIQPSSIVDVTGKVPVLLREGALTAEQLREVVPDLEVAP from the coding sequence ATGGCCCGGCGATACGACTGCAACGACGCGACGGACCGTAAGACGGGTCTGCGTGAAGCCGCATCCGCCGTGCGCCGCGGCGAGCTCGTCGTGCTGCCCACCGACACCCTGTACGGGATCGGCGCGGACGCGTTCAGCCCGGAGGCCGTCCACGACCTGCTCGCCGCCAAGGGGCGGGGCCGCGGCATGCCCACCCCGGTGCTCATCGGCTCCCCGAACACCCTGCACGGCCTCGTCACGGACTTCTCCGAGCAGGCCTGGGAGCTCGTCGACGCCTTCTGGCCGGGCGCGCTGACGCTGGTCGCCAAGCACCAGCCGTCGCTGGCGTGGGACCTGGGGGACACCCAGGGCACCGTGGCCGTGCGGATGCCCCTGCACCCCGTCGCCATCGAGCTGCTGACCGAGGTCGGCCCGATGGCCGTGTCCTCCGCCAACCTGTCCGGGCACCCGGCGCCCGAGGACTGCGACGCGGCGCGCGAGATGCTCGGGGACTCCGTGTCCGTGTACCTGGACGGCGGCCCGACGCCCGGCATCCAGCCGTCGTCGATCGTCGACGTCACCGGCAAGGTTCCCGTCCTGCTGCGCGAGGGGGCGCTGACCGCCGAGCAGCTGCGGGAGGTCGTACCCGACCTCGAGGTGGCCCCGTGA
- the glyA gene encoding serine hydroxymethyltransferase — MSVITQPTDLLRRQDPQMADVLAGERDRQASTLQLSAAENFTSTAVLAALGSALANKYAEGYPGARHHGGCEYADLAERMAVERAKVLFGAEHANVQPHSGSSAVLAAYAALLRPGDTVLAMGLSYGGHLTHGSPANFSGRWFDFVGYGVDAETGLIDYQQVQDLARAHRPKAIVCGSISYPRHPEYSAFREIADEVGAYLIADAAHPIGLVAGGAAPSPVPYADIVCATTHKVLRGPRGGMILCGSEFAERIDRAVFPFTQGGAQMHTIAAKAVAFGEAAGPAFTTYAHRVVANARVLADALEERGFAITTGGTDTHLLTADPAPLGMDGPTARGRLAAAGIVLDTCALPYGDQRGVRLGTAAVTTQGMGEAEMLRIATLFAAALQGDGAKTRTEVNELTLEFPPYRE; from the coding sequence ATGAGCGTCATCACCCAGCCCACGGACCTGCTGCGCCGGCAGGACCCGCAGATGGCCGACGTACTCGCCGGGGAGCGGGACCGGCAGGCCAGCACGCTGCAGCTGAGTGCTGCGGAGAACTTCACCTCGACCGCCGTACTCGCCGCGCTCGGCTCCGCGCTCGCCAACAAGTACGCCGAGGGGTATCCCGGCGCCCGGCACCACGGCGGGTGCGAATACGCCGACCTGGCCGAGCGGATGGCCGTCGAGCGGGCCAAGGTGCTGTTCGGGGCCGAGCACGCCAACGTGCAGCCGCATTCCGGCTCCTCCGCCGTGCTCGCCGCGTACGCCGCGCTGCTGCGCCCCGGGGACACCGTGCTGGCGATGGGGCTCTCGTACGGGGGGCACCTCACCCACGGGTCGCCCGCCAACTTCTCCGGGCGATGGTTCGACTTCGTCGGGTACGGGGTCGACGCCGAGACGGGCCTCATCGACTACCAGCAGGTGCAGGACCTCGCCCGCGCGCACCGGCCGAAGGCCATCGTGTGCGGGTCCATCTCCTACCCGCGCCACCCCGAGTACTCGGCCTTCCGGGAGATCGCCGACGAGGTCGGGGCCTACCTGATCGCCGACGCCGCCCACCCGATCGGGCTGGTGGCCGGCGGGGCCGCGCCCAGCCCCGTGCCCTACGCCGACATCGTCTGCGCGACCACGCACAAGGTGCTGCGCGGGCCGCGCGGCGGGATGATCCTGTGCGGCTCCGAGTTCGCCGAGCGCATCGACCGGGCCGTGTTCCCCTTCACACAGGGCGGGGCGCAGATGCACACCATCGCCGCCAAGGCCGTGGCCTTCGGCGAGGCGGCCGGGCCGGCCTTCACCACGTACGCGCACCGGGTCGTCGCCAACGCCCGGGTGCTGGCGGACGCGCTCGAGGAGCGCGGGTTCGCCATCACCACCGGCGGCACCGACACGCACCTGCTCACCGCGGACCCGGCCCCGCTGGGCATGGACGGGCCGACCGCCCGCGGCCGGCTGGCCGCCGCCGGGATCGTGCTCGACACCTGCGCCCTCCCGTACGGGGATCAGCGGGGCGTCCGGCTGGGCACGGCCGCCGTGACCACCCAGGGGATGGGGGAGGCGGAGATGCTCCGGATCGCGACGTTGTTCGCCGCCGCGCTGCAGGGCGATGGCGCGAAGACAC
- a CDS encoding arsenate reductase/protein-tyrosine-phosphatase family protein: MSPEGRGIAGWHHSAGAEENTFRILHVSTGNVCRSPITERLTRHALSHRLGGIVTGDLIVESAGTWGHEGAPMEANAAAVLADFGADASGFTGRELLDEHVIRADLVLTATRDHRAQVISMGHSAGLRTFTLKEFTRLVRAIDPATLPPLDDGMVERARSLVRAAAALRGWLLAPSPDADEVYDPYGAPITFFRSIGDEINQALDPVVTALTGVTAPR, from the coding sequence GTGAGCCCTGAGGGGCGTGGCATAGCAGGGTGGCACCACTCGGCGGGCGCCGAGGAAAACACTTTCCGCATACTCCACGTCAGCACCGGCAACGTGTGCCGCTCGCCGATCACCGAGCGGCTGACGCGGCACGCCCTGTCGCACCGGCTGGGCGGGATCGTGACCGGCGACCTCATCGTGGAGAGCGCGGGGACCTGGGGCCACGAGGGCGCCCCGATGGAGGCCAACGCGGCCGCCGTGCTGGCGGACTTCGGGGCCGACGCCTCCGGGTTCACCGGGCGGGAGCTCCTCGACGAGCACGTCATACGCGCCGACCTCGTCCTGACCGCCACCCGTGACCACCGGGCGCAGGTCATCTCGATGGGTCATTCGGCGGGGCTGCGCACCTTCACGCTGAAGGAGTTCACCCGGCTGGTGCGGGCCATAGACCCGGCCACGCTGCCGCCGCTGGACGACGGCATGGTGGAGCGGGCGCGGTCGCTGGTGCGGGCCGCGGCCGCGCTGCGGGGGTGGCTGCTGGCGCCGTCGCCCGACGCGGACGAGGTGTACGACCCGTACGGGGCCCCGATCACCTTCTTCCGGTCGATCGGCGACGAGATCAACCAGGCGCTGGATCCCGTGGTGACGGCCCTGACGGGTGTGACCGCGCCGCGTTGA
- the prmC gene encoding peptide chain release factor N(5)-glutamine methyltransferase, whose translation MNLLLAEVAQATQRLAAAGVPSPRFDAEELAAFVHGVKRGELHHVKDADFDARYWEAVARREAREPLQHITGRAFFRYLELQVGPGVFVPRPETESVVDWAIHAVRAMDVVEPMIVDLCTGSGAIALAMAQEVPRSRVHAVELSEEALRWTRKNAEGSRVTVHQGDALSALPELDGQVDLVISNPPYIPLTEWEYVAPEARDHDPEMALFSGEDGLDTIRGIERTAHRLLRPGGIVVIEHADTQGGQVPWIFAEERGWADAADHPDLNNRPRFATARKALP comes from the coding sequence GTGAACTTGCTGCTTGCCGAGGTGGCCCAGGCCACCCAGCGGCTGGCCGCCGCCGGCGTGCCCTCACCGCGCTTCGACGCGGAGGAGCTCGCGGCCTTCGTGCACGGCGTCAAGCGGGGGGAACTGCACCACGTCAAGGACGCGGACTTCGACGCCCGCTACTGGGAGGCCGTCGCGCGCCGCGAGGCGCGCGAGCCGCTCCAGCACATCACCGGCCGCGCCTTCTTCCGGTACCTGGAGCTCCAGGTCGGGCCCGGGGTCTTCGTACCCCGGCCCGAGACCGAGTCGGTCGTGGACTGGGCCATACACGCCGTCCGGGCCATGGACGTGGTCGAGCCGATGATCGTGGACCTGTGCACCGGTTCCGGCGCCATCGCGCTGGCCATGGCGCAGGAGGTGCCGCGCTCGCGCGTGCACGCGGTCGAGCTGTCCGAGGAAGCCCTGCGGTGGACCCGCAAGAACGCCGAGGGCTCCCGGGTCACCGTCCACCAGGGCGACGCCCTGAGCGCGCTGCCCGAGCTCGACGGCCAGGTCGACCTGGTCATCTCCAATCCGCCGTACATCCCGCTCACCGAGTGGGAGTACGTCGCACCCGAGGCCCGCGACCACGACCCGGAGATGGCGCTCTTCTCCGGCGAGGACGGCCTCGACACGATCCGCGGTATCGAGCGCACCGCCCACCGGCTGCTGCGGCCCGGCGGCATCGTCGTCATCGAGCACGCCGACACCCAGGGCGGCCAGGTCCCGTGGATCTTCGCCGAGGAACGGGGCTGGGCCGACGCGGCCGACCACCCGGACCTCAACAACCGCCCGCGCTTCGCGACGGCCCGCAAGGCACTGCCGTGA